A single window of Nicotiana sylvestris chromosome 3, ASM39365v2, whole genome shotgun sequence DNA harbors:
- the LOC138887609 gene encoding uncharacterized protein, whose protein sequence is MSAGTQNIEDIPFKSAITCKTKGWGKIAHLPCCLRSSDTETWYPQLEKLALTLIVASRKLRPYFQCHHIAVVTAYPLCNILHKHELSGRLAKWAIELSEYDIAYQPRTAIKSHVLADFVADFSQGMKLEGAGLGIILVPPTGETIRQATKCHSITNNEAEYEAVIAGLELARELGINQVVIKSGSQLVVNQMLGTYTARKALM, encoded by the exons ATGTCAGCAGGCACTCAAAATATTGAAGACATACCTTTCAAATCCGCTATTActtgcaaaaccaaaggctggggaaagattgctcatctaccttgctgtctcagaagtagcg ATACGGAGACgtggtatcctcagttagaaaagcTAGCACTTACATTAATcgtggcatctagaaaattaagaccttattttcaatgtcatcatatcgctgtagtaactgcttatccattatgcaatatattacataagcatgagttgtcaggtaggttagccaaatgggctatagaattaagtgaatatgacattGCATACCAGCCTAGAACCGCGATAAAATCTCATgtgttagcagattttgtggctgattttagccaaggaatGAAATTGGAA GGTGCAGGCTTGGGAATtattttggtaccacctacgggtgaaaccattcgacaagccactaaatgtcattctataactaacaatgaggcagagtatgaagctgtgattgcaggtttggaactagcacgagaactcggcattaaTCAAGTTGTGATCAAAAGTGGTTCAcagctcgtagttaatcaaatgctggggacttatacggcCAGGAAAGCACTAATGTAG